A window of Variovorax paradoxus genomic DNA:
CGCCTTCTGCTCGAAAAGCTCGAAAGCGCGGCGCAGTTGGCCCATGTCGCTGGAAAAATCGGTCACGGCGAGCAGGTTGCGCTCGCCGGAAATCACGACTTCGTCTTCCTGCGCCTCCGTGAGCACCTCGGAGCTGACCTGAACGGCGGCCTGCATCAGCGCCGCGATTTCGCCGCGCAGCTTCTCGACTTCGGACTGCAGGCGGTCGCGCACCTGCTCGATCGTGAGGCCCGCGTAGTTCGCATTGATGTAGTTGGAGGCCTCGACCAGTTGCGACTGCGAGTAGTCGGCCTCCGGAAAGATCACCCGGTTCTGCACGTCGCCGTCGGGCGACACGATGATCACCAGCAGGCGCCGGTCGGACAGCCGCAAGAACTCGATCTGCTTGAACACCGAGGCCCGGCGCGGCGCCATCACCACGCCCACGAACTGCGACAGGTTCGACAGCAGGTGCGCCGCGTTGGCGATCACCTTCTGCGGCTGGTCGGGCGCGAGCGCCGGCGGGCTCATCTGCTCGCGCTGGGCGGTGAGCATGGTGTCGACGAAAAGCCGGTAGCCGCGGTGCGTGGGAATACGCCCGGCCGAGGTGTGCGGACTGGCGATCAGCCCCAGCGCCTCGAGGTCGGACATCACGTTGCGGATGGTCGCGGGCGACAAATCCAGCCCGGAAGAACGCGAGAGCGTGCGGGAGCCGACGGGTTGCCCGTCGGCGATGTAGCGCTCGACGAGCGTCTTGAGCAGCAACTTGGCACGGTCGTCCAGCATTGCAAGATTTTAGTGTTGTAATTTGTGAGATATGACCTCTCGCTTCCGTCACGTCGCCCTCATAGGCAAATACCAGGCATCCGGCGCCCGTGCGCAGGCGGACGCGCGCGACGGCGTGATGGAAGGCATCGGCGCCTTCCTCGAATCCCAGGGTTGCAAGGTGTTTGTCGAGCGCTCGACCTGCGAGGACGATGCCGCCGACGCCCCCGCCCACCCGCGCTACGAAGCCCTGTCGGTCGAGGAAATCGGCCAGCGCTGCGACCTCGGCCTGGTGGTCGGCGGCGACGGCACGATGCTCGGCATCGGACGGCAGCTCGCCAGCTACGGCATTCCGCTGATCGGCATCAACCGCGGCCGGCTCGGCTTCATCACCGACATCCCGATCGACAACTACCAGGCCACGCTGATCCCGATGCTGGCCGGCGAATACGAGGAAGACCACCGCAGCCTGATGCACGCGCAGGTCATGCGCGACGGCGCCTCGGTGTTCGACGCGCTGGCCATGAACGACGTGGTCGTCAACCGCGGCGCCACTTCCGGCATGGTCGAGCTGCGCGTATCGGTCGGCCGGCATTTCGTGGCCAACCAGCGCGCCGACGGCCTGATCATCGCCACGCCCACGGGCTCGACCGCCTACGCGCTGTCGGCCGGCGGGCCGCTGCTCCACCCGGCGGTGCCGGGCTGGGTGCTGGTGCCGATCGCGCCGCACACGCTGTCCAACCGCCCGGTGCTGCTGCCCGATGCCGACGAGATCGTCATCGAGCTGGTGGGCGGGCGCGACGCCAGCGCCAATTTCGACATGCAGTCGCTGGCCTCGCTCGTGATCGGCGACCGCGTGGTGGTGCGCCGCTCCGAATTCCGCGTGCGCTTCCTGCATCCGCGCGGCTGGAGCTATTTCGACACGCTGCGCAAGAAACTTCATTGGAACGAAGGGGGCTCCTGAAATGGCGCTGCGACGCATCGCACTGCGCGACTTCGTGATCGTGCGATCACTCGAACTCGACCTGTCCGGCGGCTTCACGGTGTTGACCGGTGAAACCGGCGCGGGCAAATCCATCCTGATCGACGCGCTGCAGCTGGCGCTGGGCAACCGGGCCGACGCCGGCGCGGTGCGCGAAGGCGCCGAGCGGCTCGACGTGAGCGCCGAATTCGATGCCGACCCGGCTCTCGCCACCTGGCTCGACGAAGGCGGCTTCGAAGCCGGCGACGCGCTGCTGCTGCGCCGCACCGTCGACCTGCAGGGCCGCAGCCGCGGCTGGATCAACGGCAGCCCGGCCACGGCCACGCAACTGCGCGAACTCGGCGACCGCCTGCTCGACATCCACGGCCAGCACGCCTGGCAGAGCCTGACCCGGCCCGATGCCGTTCGCGGCCTGCTCGATGCCTATGCGGGAGTGCGCACCGACGCGCTCGACGCCGCCTGGCAGGGCTGGCGGCAGGCGCTCTCGGCGCTCGAACATGCGCGCTCGGCGCAGGATTCGCTGCAGCGCGAACGCGAGCGGCTGCAATGGCAGATTTCCGAGGTCGCCAAGCTCGCGCCGGGCGCGGACGAGTGGGAAGAACTCTCGACCAACCACTCTCGCATCTCCAACGCGCAGGCGCTGATCGACGCGGCGCAGGGCGCCAGCCAGGCGCTGGAAGACGAAGACAACGGCGCGCTTTCCGCGCTCTCGCGCGCGGCCGCGCTGCTGAAGAACTGCGAGCACATCGAGCCCGAGTTCCGCAACCTCGGCGAAGTGCTCGCCTCCTGCGTGGCCCAGGCTTCCGACGCGGCCCATTCGCTGCACGGCTACCTGCGCGACGCCGAGGCCGATCCGCAAAGCCTGGCCGAGCTGGACGAACGCATGGGCCTGTGGATGTCGCTCGCGCGCCGCTACAAGCGCACGCCCGCCGAGCTGCCGGCGCTGCTGGCCGGCTGGCAGTCGGAGCTGCAGGCGCTCGACGCGCAAAGCGATCTCGACGGCCTGGAGCGCGCCGAGCAGAGCGCGCAGCAGGCCTACATGAAGGAAGCCAAGGCGCTGGGCAAGTCGCGCAAGCAGGCGGCGCCGCGCCTCGCGCAGGCCGTCACCGAGGCGATGCAGGGCCTGGGCATGAAGGGCGGGCGCTTCGAAGTCGATCTGCAGCCGCTGGCGCAGCCCGGCCGCGCCGGCCTGGAAGAAATAGCGTTCCTCGTGGCCGGCCACACCGGCAGCACGCCGCGCGCCATCGGCAAGGTGGCGTCGGGCGGCGAGCTGTCGCGCATCGCGCTGGCCATCGCCGTGACGACCAGCCAGCTCGGGGCCGCGCAGACACTGATCTTCGACGAGGTGGATGCCGGCGTCGGCGGCGCCGTCGCCGAGACGGTCGGCCGCCTCATGAAGCAGCTCGGCCGCGACCGCCAGGTGCTGGCCGTCACCCATCTGCCGCAGGTGGCCGCCTGCGCCGACCACCATCTCGTGGTGGCCAAGCGCCAGACCGCGGCCGCCGGCAAGGAAGGCCCGCGCACCGAAAGCGGCGTGTCGCGCCTCGATGAAGACAACCGCGCCAAGGAAATCGCCCGCATGCTGGGCGGCGAGAAGGTTTCGCAGACCTCGCTCGCGCACGCACGGGAGATGCTGGGCCACAAGACATCGGCGACCGCGCCATGAACCTCGACCTGGTCCTCATCACGGGCATGTCGGGCTCCGGCAAATCGGTGGCCCTGCATGCGCTGGAAGACGCGGGCTACTACTGCGTCGACAACCTGCCCCCCGAGTTGCTGACGGCGTTCATCGCCCTGCAGCACGAACAGCAGACGCCGCGCGTGGCCATTGCCATGGACGTGCGCAGCGGTGTTTCTCTGCCCATCGTTCCGCAGCAGCTCGAGGCACTGCGGCGTGACGGCGAGATCTCGCTGCGCTCGCTGTTCCTCGACGCCACCACCGACGCCCTGCTTCGCCGTTATTCGGAAACCCGTCGCCGCCATCCGCTGTCGCGCCAGGAAGGCCGCACCGACGTGCCCGAGCAGCACCGCGTGCTGGTGCAGGCCATCGAGCTCGAGCGCGAACTGCTGGCCGACCTGCGCGACGGCGCCGACGTGATCGACACCAGCCTGATCCGTCCCGCCCAGTTGCAGAGCTACATCAAGTCGCTGATCTCGGCGCCGCAGAGCGTGCTGACGCTGGTGTTCGAGTCATTCGCCTTCAAGCGCGGCGTGCCGCTGGACGCGGACTACGTGTTCGACGTGCGCATGCTGCCGAATCCGCACTACGTGCCCGCGCTGCGCCCGCTCACTGGCCGCGACGAACCGGTGATCGAATGGTTGCGCGAGCACGACGAGGTGGCGCGCATGTACGACGACATCGAGCAGTTCCTGTCGCACTGGCTCGATGCGCTGGCGCGCGACCACCGCAGCTACGTGACGGTGGCCATCGGCTGCACCGGCGGGCAGCACCGGTCGGTGTTCCTGGTGGAGCAGCTGGCGCGTTTGTTCGGTGCCCGCTGGGGTGCGCTCAAGCGGCACCGCGAGCTCGACGCGAACTGACTTCGGCTACAGGGGCGTCTCGCTGCTTTCCAGCAGCTTGCGCACCGGCGCCGGCAGGCCCAGCCGGCTCCACTCCTGCGCCTCGACCCAGCGCGCGCCCTCGCCGCTCGGCTGGCCGCCTTCGAGCAACAGCGGATGCATGTGCAGGTCTTTATGGGTCAGCACGTGCACGAAGGCCGGCAGGTCTTTCACGCTGCCTTGCGCGGCGGACGGCAGCGCTGCGAGCAGGTCGTCGCGGCTGTCGAACACGGGCAGGCAGTGCAGCCCCGCCCAGATGCCCTTTGCCGGGCGCTTCTCCAGCCACACGCGGCCCTGCGCGTCGCGCGCCAGCAGCAGCCAGAGCGACTGGGCGCTGCGCTTGAGCTTGCGCGTCTTGACGGGGTAGCGCTCCGGCGCGCCTTCGCGCAGGCCCACGCAGGTCTTGTCGACCGGGCAGATCATGCAGCTCGGCTTGCGCGGCAGGCAGACCGTGGCGCCGAGGTCCATGAGCCCCTGCGTGTAGTGCGCGATGGCCTCGCGCTGCTCGGCTGGCGGCAGCAGTTGCGTTGCCAGGTCCCACAGGGCGCGCTCCTGCGCCGACGAAGACATGTCTCCGCCGAAGCCGAGCACCCGCGTCAGCACGCGCTTCACGTTGCCGTCGAGGATCGCGACACGCTCGCCGAAGCAGAAGGCTGCGATCGCCGCTGCCGTGGAGCGGCCGATGCCGGGCAGCGTCACCAGTTCTTCCGCCGTCCTTGGAAACTCGCCGCCGAAGCGCGCGACCACGTCCTGCGCGCAGCGGTGCATGTTGCGCGCGCGGCTGTAGTAGCCCAGGCCGCTCCAGAGGCCGAACACTTCGTCTTCGGTTCCGGCGGCCAGCGCCTTCACATCCGGGAAGCGCTCGAGAAAGCGCGCGAAGTAGCCGAGCACCGTCGACACCTGCGTCTGCTGCAGCATCACCTCCGACAGCCACACGCGGTACGGGTCGCGGGTGTTCTGCCACGGCAACTGGCTGCGGCCGTGGCTGCGCTGCCAGGCCACGATCTGCGCGGCGAAGTCGGGGGGCAATTGCAATGTCGCAGCCGCCTTGGAGGCGGGGGATTCAGGCCGCACGCAGTTCGCCGACGACGGCCGCTGCCTGCGGCTTGCCCTGCTGGCTGATGATCGTGGTGAACTCGCGCAGCCGCAGGTGGAGTTCGGCCAGGTTGCTCTCCTGAGCGGCGAGCTCCATCAGCCGCTCGTCGAGATTGCCCGCCGCGCTCTGGATGCGCTCGATGGCCTCGATGCGCTTGCTGAAGTTGCGTCGGCGCTCCTTGAGCTGCGCATCGATCTGCGCGCTCGCGCCCTTGCTCCAGCGCTCGACCTCGGTCATGGCGGCTTCGTTCACCAGCCGCAGCCGGCTGGCCAGCGCGCGCACGAGCTTGTCGCAGAAATCGGCTTGCGCGAGCTTCAGCAGGTTGCCCACGCCCAGGTAGTGCAGGTGGCTGCGCTCGATCTGGCTCAGCTCCTGCTCGAATCCGGTGAGGTCGGGTTCGGCGGGCGCCTGCAGGGTGAAGCCCTGCTCGGCATTGAGCTGGCGGAAGGTGGCGTGCAGCATCGACTGGATTTCCGCCGTGGTCGCCTGCACTTCGCGCAGGTTGTTGCGCAGCGAATCGAAGGTCTCCGCGTACACCTTGCGCACATTGAGCTTGACGCCGGGGCGCTTGAGCGCGGCCGACAGCCGCACCATGTCGGCCTTGAGCGCGGTGCGGCCGAGCACGGCGTACACCTCGCGCAGCAGCTTGCCCTGCACCGAGCGCAGCGCCAGGATGCGGGTGTTGCTGCCTTCGAACTCGGCATGCTCCTGGTCGATGCGCGCGCGCATATGGCGGATCACCGAGACGTTCTTGCCGCGCAGCCCCTGCAGTTCGAGCGCCTGCTCGGACAGGTCGCGCTGGCGCACCTTCAGGATGCGCTCGGCCTCGACGCGCAGCGCGCTCATGCCGGCATCGACCGCGAGCCGCAGCATGGTCTCGCGCTTGCCGAGCACGCCTTCGCCCAGCAGCGCTTCGAGCGCGGGCAGGCGGCTGGCGTCGAGCAAGGGCACGTCGCGCTGGATCTTGGCCTGCAGGCCCTTTTGCGCGGACACCGGCAGCACCTGCGCCAGCGGCACTTCGAGCAGGCGGGCGGC
This region includes:
- the hrcA gene encoding heat-inducible transcriptional repressor HrcA, giving the protein MLDDRAKLLLKTLVERYIADGQPVGSRTLSRSSGLDLSPATIRNVMSDLEALGLIASPHTSAGRIPTHRGYRLFVDTMLTAQREQMSPPALAPDQPQKVIANAAHLLSNLSQFVGVVMAPRRASVFKQIEFLRLSDRRLLVIIVSPDGDVQNRVIFPEADYSQSQLVEASNYINANYAGLTIEQVRDRLQSEVEKLRGEIAALMQAAVQVSSEVLTEAQEDEVVISGERNLLAVTDFSSDMGQLRRAFELFEQKAQLMRLLDVSSKAEGVRIFIGGESQVVPFEELSIVSANYEVDGQVVGTLGVIGPTRMPYERMIQIVDITSRLVSNALSHRK
- a CDS encoding NAD kinase, whose protein sequence is MTSRFRHVALIGKYQASGARAQADARDGVMEGIGAFLESQGCKVFVERSTCEDDAADAPAHPRYEALSVEEIGQRCDLGLVVGGDGTMLGIGRQLASYGIPLIGINRGRLGFITDIPIDNYQATLIPMLAGEYEEDHRSLMHAQVMRDGASVFDALAMNDVVVNRGATSGMVELRVSVGRHFVANQRADGLIIATPTGSTAYALSAGGPLLHPAVPGWVLVPIAPHTLSNRPVLLPDADEIVIELVGGRDASANFDMQSLASLVIGDRVVVRRSEFRVRFLHPRGWSYFDTLRKKLHWNEGGS
- the recN gene encoding DNA repair protein RecN, whose amino-acid sequence is MALRRIALRDFVIVRSLELDLSGGFTVLTGETGAGKSILIDALQLALGNRADAGAVREGAERLDVSAEFDADPALATWLDEGGFEAGDALLLRRTVDLQGRSRGWINGSPATATQLRELGDRLLDIHGQHAWQSLTRPDAVRGLLDAYAGVRTDALDAAWQGWRQALSALEHARSAQDSLQRERERLQWQISEVAKLAPGADEWEELSTNHSRISNAQALIDAAQGASQALEDEDNGALSALSRAAALLKNCEHIEPEFRNLGEVLASCVAQASDAAHSLHGYLRDAEADPQSLAELDERMGLWMSLARRYKRTPAELPALLAGWQSELQALDAQSDLDGLERAEQSAQQAYMKEAKALGKSRKQAAPRLAQAVTEAMQGLGMKGGRFEVDLQPLAQPGRAGLEEIAFLVAGHTGSTPRAIGKVASGGELSRIALAIAVTTSQLGAAQTLIFDEVDAGVGGAVAETVGRLMKQLGRDRQVLAVTHLPQVAACADHHLVVAKRQTAAAGKEGPRTESGVSRLDEDNRAKEIARMLGGEKVSQTSLAHAREMLGHKTSATAP
- the rapZ gene encoding RNase adapter RapZ, translating into MNLDLVLITGMSGSGKSVALHALEDAGYYCVDNLPPELLTAFIALQHEQQTPRVAIAMDVRSGVSLPIVPQQLEALRRDGEISLRSLFLDATTDALLRRYSETRRRHPLSRQEGRTDVPEQHRVLVQAIELERELLADLRDGADVIDTSLIRPAQLQSYIKSLISAPQSVLTLVFESFAFKRGVPLDADYVFDVRMLPNPHYVPALRPLTGRDEPVIEWLREHDEVARMYDDIEQFLSHWLDALARDHRSYVTVAIGCTGGQHRSVFLVEQLARLFGARWGALKRHRELDAN
- the mutY gene encoding A/G-specific adenine glycosylase, encoding MPPDFAAQIVAWQRSHGRSQLPWQNTRDPYRVWLSEVMLQQTQVSTVLGYFARFLERFPDVKALAAGTEDEVFGLWSGLGYYSRARNMHRCAQDVVARFGGEFPRTAEELVTLPGIGRSTAAAIAAFCFGERVAILDGNVKRVLTRVLGFGGDMSSSAQERALWDLATQLLPPAEQREAIAHYTQGLMDLGATVCLPRKPSCMICPVDKTCVGLREGAPERYPVKTRKLKRSAQSLWLLLARDAQGRVWLEKRPAKGIWAGLHCLPVFDSRDDLLAALPSAAQGSVKDLPAFVHVLTHKDLHMHPLLLEGGQPSGEGARWVEAQEWSRLGLPAPVRKLLESSETPL
- a CDS encoding dynamin family protein, which encodes MSRSFNQQLDQHGAWRSNFARRLQWLSRWLTENELLDQAVAERLRGLETQIRTSKVMVAFVAEFSRGKSELINAIFFAGYGRRIMPASAGRTTMCPTELGYDPALAPKLRLLPIETRLEPHSLAHWREKPTRWTEIAIDVNDAEQLAQAMGKVAEVRWVAKDEARTLGFWDDETPDDNPVQDAEGRVEIPRWRHAVLNMPHPLLEQGLVILDTPGLNAIGAEPELTVSLIPQAHAVVFILGAETGVTRSDLSIWREHLITEDEGNNTRFVVLNKIDTMWDTLSTPAQIAQQIERQRESAARLLEVPLAQVLPVSAQKGLQAKIQRDVPLLDASRLPALEALLGEGVLGKRETMLRLAVDAGMSALRVEAERILKVRQRDLSEQALELQGLRGKNVSVIRHMRARIDQEHAEFEGSNTRILALRSVQGKLLREVYAVLGRTALKADMVRLSAALKRPGVKLNVRKVYAETFDSLRNNLREVQATTAEIQSMLHATFRQLNAEQGFTLQAPAEPDLTGFEQELSQIERSHLHYLGVGNLLKLAQADFCDKLVRALASRLRLVNEAAMTEVERWSKGASAQIDAQLKERRRNFSKRIEAIERIQSAAGNLDERLMELAAQESNLAELHLRLREFTTIISQQGKPQAAAVVGELRAA